The DNA segment TCGCTTTCAGCCCTGCACGGCGTCATCGGCGCCACCCCGCCCCACCCGTCTCAGACCCTGCCACCACCCCTCAACGGCCCGATCGGCCACCAGCCACCCCGACCGCCCGGCCACTTCCCGGACCCCTTCTGGGAGATCGCCGAGGGCGTCCCCCCGATCATCGAGCCCACCCCCGAGGACCCGCCCGACCCCGGCCCCACGATCGGCAGGATCCCCCGGAACCGGGCTTGAACGGCGGAAACATGCAGCTTGCGCCCACCGTGACACTCGGATGCCTTGTAGGCTCCTTTCCCGTGCAGACCGACATCACGTACCGCCTGATCCTCGCCTCGGCCAGCCCGGCCCGCCGCGCCCTCCTGACCGGCGCCGGCATCGACGCCGAGGTCATCGTGAGCGGCGTGGACGAAAGCGTCGTCGACGCCGAGGACGCGTACACGCTGTGCCTGGCCCTGGCCCGGATGAAGGCCCGCACGGTGGCCGCCGACCTGCCGGCGGATCCGGGGGCGCTGGTGCTCGGCTGCGATTCGGTGCTGGCGTTCGGCAGCGAGGTCTTCGGCAAGCCGGCCAGTCCCGAGGAGGCGATCAAGCGCTGGTCGGCGATGCGCGGCAAGTCCGGCGTGCTGCACACCGGCCACCATCTGACGGGTCTGGTCAGCGGCTTGCAGGCGGAGGCGGTCGGTACGACGACGGTCCACTTCGCCGATGTGAGCGACGCCGAGATCGAGGCGTACGTGGCGTCCGGCGAGCCGTTGCAGGTGGCCGGCGCCTTCACGCTGGACGGCCGGGGTGGCGCTTTCGTCGACCGGATCGAGGGGGATCCGGGCAACGTGATCGGCCTGTCGCTGCCGCTGCTGCGCAACCTCCTGGCGCA comes from the Actinoplanes sp. OR16 genome and includes:
- a CDS encoding nucleoside triphosphate pyrophosphatase, whose product is MQTDITYRLILASASPARRALLTGAGIDAEVIVSGVDESVVDAEDAYTLCLALARMKARTVAADLPADPGALVLGCDSVLAFGSEVFGKPASPEEAIKRWSAMRGKSGVLHTGHHLTGLVSGLQAEAVGTTTVHFADVSDAEIEAYVASGEPLQVAGAFTLDGRGGAFVDRIEGDPGNVIGLSLPLLRNLLAQMGVPITALWRK